DNA sequence from the Pseudoglutamicibacter cumminsii genome:
CAACTGGCTGATGCGCTCCGCAATGAACTCAGCTTCCGCATCATCATCCGCTGCCTCATGGAACTCAGGCTTAGGGCCAGCATCCCGCTGAGCAATCAGCTCCAACGGTTCCGGCCACACCGCCCCACGCTGCCCCAGGCCACGCTCAACCCTCCGGTTCGCGAGCAAACGGTTCGCAACCGAAACCACCTGCGGAGTCGAACGATAATCCCGCACCAAACGGACCTCACGAGCCTCCGGGTACTTCTGCCGGAACTCCAACAAAAACCGCGGCGTAGCGCCCGTAAACGAATAAATCGTCTGCGACGGGTCCCCAACAACACACACATCAGCGCGGGAACCCAACCACGCATCCAAAAGCCGCTGCTGAAGCGGCGAAACATCCTGATACTCATCCACCGTGAAATGGCGGTACTGGCTGCGGACCTGCGCCGCGATCCGCTCATCATCTTCAAGGATGCCCACCGTCAACAGCAAAACATCCTCGAAGTCGATCATCCCGCGGTCAGTCTTGACCTCCTCATAGAGCGCATACAAGCGAGCCAAGGCCCGATGATCAAGGCTCGCAACCGGCGGGCGGTTCAAGGCCGGCGACGCATACGCCTCCGGCGTCAACATCGAGACCTTCGCCCACTCAACCTCACCCGCGATATCTCGCACAGCGGCGCGATCCGCCGAAATACGCAGACGACGAGCCGCCTCCATCACCAGCGGAGCCTTATGATCCACCAACGCCGGAGGCTGCCCACCCACAGCCTGCGGCCAGAAATACTGCAACTGCCGCAACGCCGCCGCATGGAACGTATGAGCCTGCACACCGTGGGCACCCAAAGCACGCAAACGCGCACGCATCTCCGCGGCAGCACGCGCAGTGAACGTCACCGCCATGACCTGATTCGGAACATACGCGCCCGAAGCCACCCCATACGCAATCCGGTGCGTGATAGCGCGAGTCTTACCCGTCCCCGCGCCAGCGATCACCGCCATCGGACCATGGACATTCGAAGCAACCTCGTGTTGCTCCGCATCCAGGCCAGCCAAAATCTCTTCAGGGCTCGGATTACGCACGCCCAACAGCCTCCCTCACAGGCAACGCTCCACCGAACCAATCAGCCAGCAACGCATACGAAATCGACGACGAGCCAGGTAAACGCACCGTGCCGTCGGCCACCGCGGC
Encoded proteins:
- a CDS encoding ATP-dependent DNA helicase UvrD2, which encodes MRNPSPEEILAGLDAEQHEVASNVHGPMAVIAGAGTGKTRAITHRIAYGVASGAYVPNQVMAVTFTARAAAEMRARLRALGAHGVQAHTFHAAALRQLQYFWPQAVGGQPPALVDHKAPLVMEAARRLRISADRAAVRDIAGEVEWAKVSMLTPEAYASPALNRPPVASLDHRALARLYALYEEVKTDRGMIDFEDVLLLTVGILEDDERIAAQVRSQYRHFTVDEYQDVSPLQQRLLDAWLGSRADVCVVGDPSQTIYSFTGATPRFLLEFRQKYPEAREVRLVRDYRSTPQVVSVANRLLANRRVERGLGQRGAVWPEPLELIAQRDAGPKPEFHEAADDDAEAEFIAERISQLHEADGVALKDIAVLFRTNGQSEAFERALNARGISFQLRGAERFFKRSEVLQAMAQIRTAARQSPNEPAPGLVRDVLSSLGWTAKAPQATGAVRDRWESLSALVSLADGMDAALGEGERITMKQFADELMERAQTAHVPQLEGVTLASLHSSKGLEWDTVFLAGMTEGLMPISFAEDQAGVDEERRLMYVGVTRAQRRLIVSWALSRTAGGRGRRRRTRFLDGIAPSSRGASASEASSRQAPRKPVSVMRCRECDGLLTSATERKLRRCDDCAPEIDQGLYESLREWRTETAREIGMPAFVVLTDATLLALAESMPEGPEDLLKVPGIGAAKMRRHGEDILSVLSQFR